A window of Campylobacter concisus genomic DNA:
CTTAGCTCGTCTTGGATAGACTTTGCCTCTTCTACTGTTATGACGCCATCTTTGCCGACTTTTTCCATCGCATCAGCGATAAGTTTGCCGATACTTTCGTCTGAGTTTGCAGAGATAGTAGCGATCTGAGCGATCTCTTTTGAGCCGGAAACTTTTTTAGAGATGTTTTTTAGTGCATCTATAAGAGCTGCTACTTCTTTATCCATACCACGTTTTACTTCGATAGGATTCGCGCCAGCAGTTACGTTTCTAAGACCCTCTTTAAATATCGCGTGAGCTAACACAGTCGCTGTTGTAGTGCCATCACCTGCTTGGTCGTTTGTCTTGCTTGCTACTTCTCTAACTAGGCTTGCACCCATGTTTTCGATAGTATCTTTTAGCTCAACTTCTTTAGCCACACTAACGCCGTCTTTTGTGATGTTTGGCGCGCCAAAGCTCTTTTGGACAAGGACATTTCTGCCTCTTGGTCCCATTGTCACTTTTACAGCGTCATTTAGTTTTTTTACGCCCTCGTATAGGCGGTTTCTTGCATCATCAGAGTAAAAAATTTCTTTTGCCATTGCATTTCCTTTCAATTTCAATTTATTTTAAAAAATCAGCCTTATTTATCATTGACAAAGGCATATTAATATCAAAAATTTTGCCGCGAATATTTGAATAGCCGTTTTTAGCTAGTCTTTCACTGTGCATTTTCAGATATTTTTCCGCATTCTCCTTATTGTCAAAAAGATAAATTCCGCCGGCTTCTTTTGTTTGTTTGTTCTCAGTCCAAATTTTCCATATCATACCGGGTTCTTGGTTGATGCTTTTAGCCAAATCCTCAAAAGCTTTTGACATCTCGTCTCCAAAAAGACCTTCTTGCGGAAAATCAACATACATAATTGCAGCCATCTGCAGCCTTATTTTAAAACGCCTAAAACATCGTCGATGTTTAAAACAAGATATGTTTTATCATCTAAATTTATCTCAGTGCCACCGTATTTTGCAAATACAACTTTATCACCAACTTTTATGCCCTCTACTTCAGCCCCGACTGCTTTTACCTCGCCGCTTAAAGGTTTTTCTTTTGCGTTATCAGGTATAATAATGCCCGAAGCTGTGGTCTTTGTCTCCTCTACGCGTTCGACTAGAACACGCTTGCCTAATGGTTGAAAGTTCATTGTTCATCCTTTTGGTTTAATTGTCTTTTTTAGCACTCTTTATTTTTGAGTGATGAAATCCTAGCACTTTTTTCTAAAAAAGTCAATAATTTATAGTTAAATTTTATTAAAACTTTAGTCACTTACACTAAAGTTTTATGATATGTAAAACTAATATAAAGGAAATTTATGAAAAAAATAGCCTATTTAGTAGTGGCTTTGGCACTGATAATCCTTTGCATTTTTGGCTTTATCTTTAGCTCTTTTGGTAATAAATTTATAGCCAACAAAATAGAAAAAGAGGCGCTCGCTCGTGGTATCGATGTGAAATTTAAAGATTTTAACCTTGGGCTTAGCACGCTAAATTTAGAAGCGACCGTGATGAGCGCCATAAATTTAAAGGCAAATGGCGGCTTCTCCTTGCTTGCTCAAAACATGAATTTGAACATAGACATAAACGCCGACAAGGCAAAGGCTAGCGAGCTTGGATTAAAAAAAGATGTCGCGCTTAAAGCAAACGTAGCTGGTAAATTTAGCGACTTCAAGCTAGTGGCAGCTGGCACGGCACTTGGTTCAAACATAAATTTAAATGCAAATTTAAAAGACTATCTGCCAAAAGCTCTAAATCTTGATGCTAAAAATATCGAGCTTTCTGAGATATCAGCCCTTACACAAAAGCCAAATTTAGCTAGTGGCAAGCTTGATCTAACGAGCAACATGCAGGGGGTTGATGAGAAAAATGAGCCGATCATTAACGCTCAAATTTTAGCAAGCGATGCAGCGATAAACAAAGAAATTCTTAAAAACGAATTTGGGCTAAATTTAGCAAAAGATATAAACTTTAAAGGCGGAGTAAATGCTAAATTTGCAAATGAAAAAGTGAGCGCAAAAACCCTTATCATTGCGCCTGAAGCCACTTTAAAAGCAAATGAGACGACTTATGATCTAGCTAGCAAAAATTTAAAGAGCGACTTTTTGCTAAACGTGCCTGATCTTGCCCTTTTTGGTAAGCTTTTTGGGCAACAGCTAAGCGGCGCTGTGGATGTAAACGGCGAAATTACAATGCAAGAAAATGCCCTTCAAAACCTAAAAGCTGAGATAAACGGCCTTGGCGGCAAGATAAATGCAAATTTTGATAGCAAAAACTTAGCCCTAAATGCGGCCAGCATAAAGCTAAAAGAGCTTCTAGCACTTGCCTTGCAGCCTAGCTACGCAGACGGGCAGATAAATTTAAACGCAAATTTTAGCGGCTTTGATGATCTAAAAAAGCTTGCAGGCGAGGCTAAATTTGAGATAAAAAACGGTCTTATAAATAATGGTCTTGCAAAGCTTAAAAATGCGGCAAAATTTGAGCTAAAAGGCGGCGCCACAGCAAAAGGTGAGCTTGTAAATTTTGACGCAAATGTGCTTAGCGACCTTGGCGAGCTAAAGGATGTAAAGGGCGTTTTTGACCTAAAAAATAGCCAAATTTTTAGCAAATTTGCCCTGCTCATTAGCGACCCTGAGAAATTTAAAGCGGTTAGCGGCTTTGAGGTAGGCTCAAAGATGGCGCTTGCTGGCGATGTGAAAGTCAAAGATAGCAAGATAGATGAGCTAAATTTAGGTGGCGATGCCTTTGCTGGCAAGCTAAACGCCACCATAAAAAATGAAAATCTTGATCTTAACCTAAAAGAGGCGCAGCTAGGAGAGATCTTGGCGCTTAGTGGTAACGACAGGCTAGCAAACGCTAAGACAAATGTCCAGGCAAAGGGGCAAAATATCTTTAGTAAAAGCCCAAGCGTCACCGCAACGATCGCTTTAAATGATGGCAAATTTAACGCCGCAGCGCTTAGCAAAATGCTTGATAAAAAATTCCCTGAAAACAAGAAATTTAGCTCAAATTTGAGCCTAGACTATAAAGGCGAAATGGCAAAATTTAGTGGCGACTTTCTTAGCTCGCTTGCTGATATAAAGGGCATAGATGGCAGCTTTGATCTTAGCAAAAGCACGCTAAACTTAAAACTTCAAGCGGTAGTTTCAGAGCTAAACAAGCTTGCATTTTTAGCTGGTCACGAGCTTCACGGTAAATTTGCAGCCCTCATAACAGCAAATGGCAAAGTGGACGACCTTGTAGTAAAAGCCACTTCAGATGATCTATTTAAGGGCAAACTAGAGGCAAACTACAAAGCTGGCGTGCTTGATACGGTGCTAAAAAATTTCGAAGTCAAAGGGCTAACGCAGACTTTGGGACTGGATCATCTATATGACGGCAACGGCGATGCTAAATTTGACTACGAGACAAAGCAAAAGGTCGGTAAATTTGACATCTTGCTAAAAGAGGGTCACCTAGCCAGCACAAATCTCACAAACAACATCCAGATATTTACTGGCAAGGATATCACAAAAGAGATCTACAAAGACGGCAAAATTTACGGCGATATAAAGGGCGATAATGTCGTTTTCAACGTAAATTTAAGCTCTCCAAAAAGCGATATAAAAGTTGCAGGCGGCACTTACAATACTGCGACAAAAATACTTAACGCGCCGCTTGTTTGCAGGCTCGAGAAGACCGATCTAAACGCGAAAATTTCAGGCACGACAGACAAGCTAAGATACGACGTCAGATCGCAATATCTCGAAAATAAGGTCAAAAAAGAGATAGGTAGATTTTTAGATAAAAAGCTTGGCAAAGATGATGAAGGCACAAACGGCGAAAAGCAAAATTTAAAGGGGCTTTTAAAAGGGCTATTTTAGATGAAAAAGGCGGAAAATTTAAAGTATCTAATGGGGCTTGGGCACTTTTGTAGCGACATAAACCAAAGCGCGCTTGGTACGATGCTGCCCTTTTTCATCGCGAGCTACCACTACGACTACGCAACAGCCGCCTCACTCATGACCGCCACAAATTTAGTAAGCTCGCTCATCCAACCACTTATCGGCCGCCTAAGCGACAAAAAAGAGCTGCCCTACGTCATCCCACTTGGGCTACTGCTTGCTGGCGGTGGCATGAGCCTTACCGGCTTTGTCACAAACTACTACCTCATTTTAGTTTGTGTAATGATAAGCGGTATCGGCGCCGCGCTCTTTCACCCAAGTGCCGCAAGGATCGTAAACTACGCCTCAAACGCTAAAAATAGAGCCAAAGTATAAGTATATTTTCATTTGGTGGCAACGTGGGCTTCGCGGTTGGGCCCATTTTAGTCGCCGTTTTTGTGGGAAATTTTGGCCTAAAAGGGACGCTAGTCTTTATAACCAAATCAAATCGCCCTAGCCTCCGGCGTAACGCTTGGCCTTAGTATAACGATCGGTGGCATATTCGCAACGGTCATCGGTAAGATCGCTGACATCTTTAGCCTAATGCACTCATTTTACTTTATCGCCATAGAATCGCTTATCTGAGCGGTTTCTAGCTACTTTTTAAGGCCAGTCACGAGATAAATAAATACCAAATTAAAATAAATTAACCTGATTTAAAATATTTAAATATTTTTTAGACTAATTACAATAAAATAACTAATTTAATTTAAGGAACAAATTTGGAACAGTTACAACAAGAAAAAAAATATATGTTAAAAAGCGCCAGAGAGTTGGGGATTATATCTTGTATCGTGGCGATATTTAAGTATCTAGTTTTCGTTTCAGGACTTTACAAAACCCTTGATCGTGATTTCAGCCTTATCCTCAAAGCATGCTGCGACTCTATCAGTTGGCTACTTTTATTTTTTGCCATTTCATTGATATGTTCTGTTTATAATTCCTCAAAACTAAGAACATATTTTAAAATTTTTACTATTTTCATTTTGATATATGTGATTTTAACTCTTTTGACTTTTAAAATTGTTATGTATCTAGGAGAAAGAAATTTTAACAATGATGATTTTATCTTTACGATATTGAATCATTTTTATAGCGACGAAGAGATCATGTATAATCATGACCTATTTAAACAGCTATTTATTTATCGTAGCTATTTATTGAGAGTATTATTCGTAACAGCATCACTATTTTTATTTATATCTATCGCAAAATTAATAAAAACAACAAAAGAAAAAATGTTTTGGACTTATGCATTATTTGGCGCATCTCATATAGCAAGCTACTTTATTAAAATTGATCATAAAATTTATGATTATATTGACATTGGAGCTTTCTTTCTTGCTTTAATCGCATGGTGGCGACTAAAGACACAAGTAAGTAGTGACGAAATCCAAGCAACTAGCGAAGGCGGGATTTTAAATGTGGCTACTATCAAATCTTCAAGCCAATTAGCCGCGACAGCTTGTTTATTTGGCCTTGTTGCAACTTTTTTTTACTATATATTTTTTGAATATTTGTTAGCACATCAAGAAAGAATGTCGCTTCGACCAATAATATTTATAAAGCCTCTTACTTACTTGGTAGTATTAGTGGCTATTTACTCTGCCGTTAAGCAGATAGCACATACGTTAAATGAGATAAGACTACATACAAATTTCTTATTTTTCTCTATCCTTTTTGTGATATTTACAATAGCAAAAGCAACAACTGACTACATGTATATATATGCTTACAATTATAATTTTTTAAATATCTTTGGTACGCACAATGCCTCAATTAAATCTTTAGTTTCTAGTGCCAATACAATCTTATACATTGGAGTATTTGCTCATTTGTTAGCTACAGTATTTTTATTTTTATTTACAACAAGATTAGTGAGCGCAACTAAAAGTAGGCTATTTTGGATAAATTTTATATTGTTTGCGATAAGTTCGGTCATACTTTTAGCACTACTATTTCCAGGTAGACCAGACTTTATAGGCCTTTTAACCAAAAACATAGACCTTTTTAATATAGCAGAGTTTTTCTTTTTATTAATTGCTTGGTATAGCGTGAAAAAAGATACAAGAGAACAGGATAGATCATAAAACGGCATCTGGCGATAAATTTATAGTTTAAACAGCTAAAGACAAGATGATTTTTTTGTCTTTAGTTTCGCTATGAGGAGACGAGGTAAAATTTACGATACGAATGGGCTCAAAAGCGGTAATATTTTGTGATAGATTTAAATGTTGCGCAGTTTAAAATTTGTGCAGACTAGACACATAAAATTTAAATTTTGACTACTGAATCATCAAGGCAAAGCATCTTGTGATGATTTTAAATGCTACGAAGAAATTTTCGACCGAAGATAGAACATATAAGTTCAGCTCGTAAAATTTAAACTACCAAGACAAGATTTTTTTGTTTTGTTTGGTAATTTTTAAACTCTAAGATACAGTATTTTTTGCTTGCTTCGTCTTGCTTGCAACGAGACTTCGCTACGAGGAGACGAGGCGAAATTTTATGATACAAAGGAGTATACATGAAGTAGAGTAAAATTTCAACGACGTATAGCAG
This region includes:
- a CDS encoding tryptophanyl-tRNA synthetase, translated to MKKIAYLVVALALIILCIFGFIFSSFGNKFIANKIEKEALARGIDVKFKDFNLGLSTLNLEATVMSAINLKANGGFSLLAQNMNLNIDINADKAKASELGLKKDVALKANVAGKFSDFKLVAAGTALGSNINLNANLKDYLPKALNLDAKNIELSEISALTQKPNLASGKLDLTSNMQGVDEKNEPIINAQILASDAAINKEILKNEFGLNLAKDINFKGGVNAKFANEKVSAKTLIIAPEATLKANETTYDLASKNLKSDFLLNVPDLALFGKLFGQQLSGAVDVNGEITMQENALQNLKAEINGLGGKINANFDSKNLALNAASIKLKELLALALQPSYADGQINLNANFSGFDDLKKLAGEAKFEIKNGLINNGLAKLKNAAKFELKGGATAKGELVNFDANVLSDLGELKDVKGVFDLKNSQIFSKFALLISDPEKFKAVSGFEVGSKMALAGDVKVKDSKIDELNLGGDAFAGKLNATIKNENLDLNLKEAQLGEILALSGNDRLANAKTNVQAKGQNIFSKSPSVTATIALNDGKFNAAALSKMLDKKFPENKKFSSNLSLDYKGEMAKFSGDFLSSLADIKGIDGSFDLSKSTLNLKLQAVVSELNKLAFLAGHELHGKFAALITANGKVDDLVVKATSDDLFKGKLEANYKAGVLDTVLKNFEVKGLTQTLGLDHLYDGNGDAKFDYETKQKVGKFDILLKEGHLASTNLTNNIQIFTGKDITKEIYKDGKIYGDIKGDNVVFNVNLSSPKSDIKVAGGTYNTATKILNAPLVCRLEKTDLNAKISGTTDKLRYDVRSQYLENKVKKEIGRFLDKKLGKDDEGTNGEKQNLKGLLKGLF
- a CDS encoding monooxygenase; its protein translation is MAAIMYVDFPQEGLFGDEMSKAFEDLAKSINQEPGMIWKIWTENKQTKEAGGIYLFDNKENAEKYLKMHSERLAKNGYSNIRGKIFDINMPLSMINKADFLK
- the groES gene encoding co-chaperone GroES, whose amino-acid sequence is MNFQPLGKRVLVERVEETKTTASGIIIPDNAKEKPLSGEVKAVGAEVEGIKVGDKVVFAKYGGTEINLDDKTYLVLNIDDVLGVLK
- a CDS encoding MFS transporter; the encoded protein is MKKAENLKYLMGLGHFCSDINQSALGTMLPFFIASYHYDYATAASLMTATNLVSSLIQPLIGRLSDKKELPYVIPLGLLLAGGGMSLTGFVTNYYLILVCVMISGIGAALFHPSAARIVNYASNAKNRAKV